One genomic segment of Synechocystis sp. LKSZ1 includes these proteins:
- a CDS encoding low-complexity tail membrane protein encodes MSSFRTEPFLWIHLAGVAVAPLALLVAWVALAVATPVTPYALELLLLVGAGMVPVFWMQWQRPFEIFSLLLIALRPDQLSEAQRRILALFLRPQRRWLTLLGALLLLVKLGVIYYYAPLAAMVALELPQVRLLALLVAAVAFFMANLFLQVPLSVLGVLLTSQDTYEATQPLESTEVQAKFTIPGFRVRALPWLTAQQ; translated from the coding sequence ATGTCATCCTTTCGCACGGAGCCGTTTCTTTGGATTCATTTGGCGGGGGTGGCAGTGGCCCCCTTGGCCCTCCTGGTTGCCTGGGTTGCCCTAGCGGTGGCGACCCCTGTAACTCCCTATGCGCTGGAACTCTTGTTACTGGTAGGGGCCGGTATGGTGCCAGTGTTCTGGATGCAGTGGCAACGGCCCTTTGAGATCTTTAGTCTATTGCTGATTGCCCTGCGGCCAGACCAGCTTTCCGAGGCTCAGCGTCGCATCTTAGCCCTGTTTTTGCGGCCTCAGCGACGTTGGCTAACTCTCTTGGGGGCCTTACTGCTTCTGGTTAAGTTGGGCGTTATTTATTACTATGCTCCCCTCGCCGCCATGGTAGCCCTCGAGTTGCCCCAGGTTCGACTGTTAGCGCTTCTCGTTGCCGCTGTTGCTTTTTTCATGGCCAATTTGTTTCTCCAGGTTCCCCTGAGTGTGCTAGGCGTTTTACTGACCTCCCAAGACACCTATGAAGCGACCCAACCGCTAGAATCAACAGAGGTTCAGGCCAAATTTACAATTCCCGGCTTCCGGGTCCGGGCACTTCCATGGCTAACGGCCCAGCAATAA
- the infB gene encoding translation initiation factor IF-2, whose protein sequence is MNNAKIRIYDLSKELHLENKDILDICEKLNIAVKSHSSTISETDAERIKASADKYVTPPPVKRKSLPKPEQKQQILAIHHRQPSPTPPSPPNISTPALVTPPAPPISPQLPTAAQPSFTEPEQRPQKPNEAVAPPRPEAPPAKASTPPKPPEPARSLLAPPARRPSSPTPPASSVNAPIIQRERVAKPERPSAPAVASPPSKGEVKVNRPIVVSLKEGSKGRREEAETSLAPRPTSPDKVKPKLELQRPKPPQVEEEIDDNLPELLEFPLHKKAKAEDSEGEEGVIELTEKQKPKLKRPTPPRPAKRSKWEEEEEEREREKAKVAVKAKRRSQTVEDEEEDLLLDQSNAAQAALVSLSIARPPKPQSLAKTAAPSIASKVKKPTIKTEASTNRGRHDRRERKEVIQRPESITLSGGLTVRELADLLKVPETDIIRNLFQKGIAIQITQTLDEETARMVAEEFDVLVESAEKVAAATKTSEMLDVADLENLVRRPPVVTIMGHVDHGKTTLLDAIRKTKVAQGEAGGITQHIGAYHVDTEHNGKPEQIVFLDTPGHEAFTAMRARGAKVTDIAILVVAADDGVQPQTREAISHARAAEVPLIVAINKIDKPDANPDRIKQELSDLGLLAEEWGGDTIMVPVSALKGENLDALLEMILLVSEVEELSANPNRLAKGTVIEANLDRTRGPVATLLVQNGTLRVGDIIVVGAVFGKIRAMIDDRGNKVEAASPSFAVEVLGLNEVPAAGDEFEVYTNEKEARAIAEQRADSNRQLRLQQAMSSRRVTLSTLSAQAQEGELKELNLILKADVQGSVEAIVGALQQLPQNEVQLRVLLAAPGEITETDVDLAAASGAVILGFNTTLASGSRQTADQEGVDIREYDIIYKLLDDVQGAMEGLLDPEEIESTLGQAEVRAVFPVGRGSVAGCYVQSGKIIRNRNLRVRRGGQVIYEGTIDSLKRMKEDAREVNAGYECGIGVSKFNEWKEGDIIEAYEMTMKRRTLSS, encoded by the coding sequence ATGAACAACGCCAAGATTAGAATTTACGATTTATCAAAAGAACTGCATTTGGAAAACAAAGATATTTTAGATATTTGCGAAAAACTCAATATTGCGGTAAAGAGTCACAGTAGCACGATTAGCGAAACGGATGCGGAGCGAATTAAAGCCAGTGCGGACAAGTACGTTACGCCCCCGCCCGTTAAACGCAAAAGTTTACCGAAGCCTGAGCAAAAACAGCAAATCTTGGCCATCCACCATCGACAGCCCTCTCCCACTCCCCCTAGCCCTCCTAACATTTCGACACCTGCCTTGGTAACGCCTCCCGCTCCCCCCATTTCCCCCCAACTGCCCACGGCGGCCCAACCTAGTTTCACCGAGCCTGAACAACGTCCGCAAAAACCCAACGAGGCGGTTGCTCCCCCTCGTCCTGAAGCTCCCCCGGCTAAGGCATCAACACCTCCCAAGCCACCGGAACCAGCCCGCTCCTTACTAGCGCCTCCGGCCCGTCGTCCCAGTTCCCCGACGCCCCCTGCGTCCTCTGTGAATGCGCCGATTATTCAGCGAGAGCGAGTGGCTAAACCCGAACGGCCATCGGCACCAGCGGTCGCCAGCCCCCCCAGCAAGGGAGAGGTCAAGGTTAACCGCCCCATCGTTGTTAGCCTCAAGGAAGGCAGTAAGGGACGACGAGAAGAGGCAGAGACAAGTTTGGCGCCCCGTCCCACTAGCCCTGATAAAGTGAAGCCCAAGCTAGAACTTCAGCGACCGAAACCGCCCCAAGTTGAAGAAGAAATAGATGACAATCTCCCGGAACTTTTAGAGTTTCCCCTCCATAAGAAGGCCAAAGCAGAAGATAGCGAGGGAGAAGAGGGTGTCATTGAACTGACAGAAAAACAAAAACCTAAGCTCAAACGTCCCACCCCTCCCCGCCCGGCGAAGCGGAGTAAGTGGGAAGAAGAAGAGGAAGAACGGGAACGAGAAAAAGCCAAGGTCGCCGTTAAAGCCAAACGTCGTTCTCAAACGGTCGAGGATGAAGAGGAAGACCTCCTCCTTGACCAGAGTAATGCCGCCCAGGCGGCCCTGGTGAGCTTGTCTATTGCCCGGCCACCAAAGCCTCAATCCCTTGCTAAAACCGCGGCTCCCAGCATCGCCAGCAAGGTCAAAAAGCCGACAATCAAAACAGAAGCGAGTACTAATCGTGGCCGTCATGACCGCCGAGAACGAAAAGAAGTCATCCAACGGCCTGAAAGTATCACGCTATCCGGTGGTCTAACCGTGCGGGAATTGGCAGATTTACTCAAAGTGCCCGAAACGGATATTATCCGTAACCTATTCCAGAAGGGGATTGCTATCCAAATTACCCAAACCCTGGACGAAGAGACGGCCCGAATGGTCGCAGAGGAATTTGATGTGCTGGTGGAATCTGCCGAAAAAGTGGCCGCCGCGACCAAAACCTCAGAAATGTTGGATGTGGCGGATCTAGAAAACCTCGTTCGTCGTCCTCCGGTGGTGACGATTATGGGTCATGTTGACCACGGGAAAACAACGCTTTTGGATGCGATCCGTAAAACGAAGGTGGCCCAAGGGGAAGCGGGGGGAATCACCCAACATATTGGGGCCTACCATGTGGATACGGAACACAACGGTAAGCCAGAGCAGATTGTTTTCCTCGATACGCCTGGGCACGAAGCCTTTACCGCGATGCGGGCTCGGGGAGCCAAGGTGACGGATATTGCCATTCTAGTAGTGGCCGCCGATGATGGGGTTCAACCCCAGACCCGAGAAGCTATTAGCCATGCCCGGGCGGCGGAAGTTCCTTTAATTGTGGCGATTAATAAGATCGACAAACCCGACGCTAATCCTGATCGCATCAAACAGGAACTTTCAGACTTAGGGCTCCTAGCCGAAGAATGGGGCGGCGATACGATTATGGTGCCGGTCAGTGCCCTCAAAGGAGAAAACCTAGACGCCTTGCTGGAGATGATTCTGCTAGTATCTGAAGTGGAAGAATTGTCTGCCAACCCCAACCGCCTGGCTAAGGGAACCGTCATTGAAGCCAACCTAGACCGGACGCGTGGCCCAGTGGCTACTCTCCTCGTTCAAAACGGCACCCTGCGGGTCGGCGATATTATTGTGGTCGGTGCTGTCTTTGGTAAGATTCGTGCCATGATCGACGACCGGGGTAACAAGGTGGAAGCCGCTTCCCCCTCCTTTGCGGTGGAGGTTTTGGGGCTGAATGAAGTTCCCGCCGCCGGGGATGAATTTGAAGTTTACACCAACGAGAAAGAGGCCCGGGCCATTGCGGAACAGCGAGCTGACAGTAATCGTCAACTGCGCCTCCAGCAGGCCATGTCCTCCCGTCGTGTGACCCTCAGCACCCTATCGGCCCAGGCCCAGGAAGGGGAGTTGAAGGAATTGAACCTGATCCTCAAAGCCGATGTCCAGGGATCCGTCGAAGCCATTGTTGGCGCCCTCCAGCAACTGCCTCAAAATGAAGTACAACTCCGGGTTCTCTTGGCGGCTCCTGGTGAAATCACAGAAACAGATGTGGATCTAGCGGCCGCTAGTGGTGCGGTAATTCTTGGGTTTAATACCACCTTAGCCAGTGGCTCCCGTCAGACGGCGGATCAGGAAGGAGTCGATATTCGGGAGTACGACATTATCTATAAACTTCTAGATGATGTCCAAGGGGCCATGGAAGGTCTCCTCGATCCCGAGGAAATCGAATCGACCCTCGGTCAGGCAGAAGTCCGAGCTGTCTTCCCCGTTGGCCGGGGTAGTGTCGCGGGTTGTTACGTTCAATCGGGCAAAATTATCCGTAACCGTAATCTCCGGGTGCGTCGGGGTGGTCAGGTCATTTATGAAGGCACCATTGATTCCCTGAAACGGATGAAGGAAGATGCCCGTGAGGTCAATGCTGGCTATGAGTGTGGTATCGGTGTTTCTAAGTTCAATGAATGGAAGGAAGGCGATATCATTGAGGCCTATGAAATGACCATGAAGCGTCGAACCCTCTCTAGCTAA
- a CDS encoding glycosyltransferase family 4 protein: MKILVLAWEFPPRLVGGIARHVAELYPELVKLGHEIHLLTVEFDPAPADEIVEGIHVYRVAVAPGNDFFHWVANMNQSMEQQGQQLIEQLGLLDLIHAHDWLVGEAAIRLKHRFKIPLVATIHATEHGRYNGLFNDTQRYIANQEGHLIYNAWRVIVCSHYMRHELERVFSTPWDKMNVIYNGIRSEKKHQDPHFDYLSFRRRFALDQEKIVYYVGRMTYEKGISVLLTAAPMVLQRLESRAKFVIIGGGNTERLQQLAWNLGIWEQCLFTGFMADEELDHFQTIADCAVFPSLYEPFGIVALESFAARVPVVVSNTGGLAEVVQHGKTGIVTYTNNPDSLAWGILEILTRPDYAQTLVANAYADLELRFSWQKLAQQTEAVYQRVVHERAQIHW, from the coding sequence ATGAAAATCCTGGTGTTAGCGTGGGAGTTTCCGCCCCGTTTGGTGGGGGGCATTGCTCGTCATGTAGCGGAACTCTATCCCGAACTGGTCAAGCTCGGCCATGAGATTCACCTACTGACGGTGGAATTTGACCCAGCACCGGCCGACGAAATCGTAGAAGGGATTCATGTTTATCGCGTTGCCGTGGCCCCAGGCAATGACTTTTTTCACTGGGTCGCTAACATGAACCAGAGTATGGAACAACAGGGCCAGCAGCTAATCGAGCAACTCGGTCTCTTAGATTTGATCCATGCCCACGATTGGTTAGTGGGAGAGGCCGCCATTCGCCTAAAACATCGCTTCAAAATTCCCCTGGTCGCCACCATCCATGCCACGGAGCACGGTCGTTACAATGGCCTGTTTAACGATACCCAACGCTATATCGCTAACCAAGAAGGACATCTCATCTACAATGCCTGGCGGGTGATTGTCTGTAGTCACTATATGCGCCATGAACTAGAGCGGGTGTTTAGCACTCCCTGGGACAAAATGAATGTGATCTACAATGGCATCCGCTCAGAAAAAAAACACCAAGACCCCCATTTTGACTACCTCAGCTTTCGTCGTCGTTTTGCCCTCGACCAAGAAAAAATTGTCTACTATGTTGGCCGCATGACCTATGAAAAAGGGATTTCTGTCCTGCTGACGGCGGCCCCCATGGTATTACAGCGTTTGGAAAGCAGAGCCAAATTTGTCATTATTGGTGGCGGCAATACCGAGCGACTCCAGCAACTGGCTTGGAATTTAGGCATTTGGGAGCAGTGTCTATTTACTGGATTCATGGCTGATGAAGAGCTAGATCATTTTCAAACTATTGCCGATTGTGCTGTCTTTCCTAGCCTTTATGAACCCTTTGGCATTGTGGCCCTGGAAAGTTTTGCGGCCCGTGTGCCAGTGGTAGTATCCAATACTGGTGGACTAGCAGAAGTAGTTCAGCACGGTAAAACCGGAATTGTGACCTACACCAACAATCCAGACTCCCTGGCCTGGGGTATTCTGGAAATCCTCACCCGTCCCGACTACGCCCAGACCCTAGTGGCCAACGCCTATGCTGATCTAGAGTTGCGCTTTAGTTGGCAAAAGCTGGCCCAGCAGACGGAAGCGGTGTATCAGCGGGTTGTTCATGAGCGGGCCCAGATCCACTGGTAA
- a CDS encoding protein kinase, producing the protein MAISCLNNRYQIIRTLGRGGFGETFLAVDTHMPSARQCVIKQLKPALETTEMPTWLQERFQREAAILEKLGESHGQIPKLYAYFTEGDNFYLVQEWIEGLTLTQQYDQQGSFSSEAVQRLLLDLLPVLDFIHQRRIIHRDIKPDNIILRARDQKPVLIDFGIIKEVMETVVNPQGKSAYSLAIGTPGYMASEQAAGRPVYSSDLYSLGLTAIFLLTGKTPQYLDQDARTGEILWHQEAPRVSPQLAQVLDRCIRFHPRDRFASAQEMLQALTRPRPEPTAATVVVPQPTRSKPHPTTSRPNLPTASEATESSPWLTWLVMPLLLMGVILGGLSAGFWFANRYRSSTPVVSPPPITPNLESPRPSPQAFPTPWRTPRPSPSPTPSPSPEPSPSLPPLSSPEPVLSPVATPTPLPSVEATPTSEPKATTTPAPLEGPQGSGEPLDPVPPLEPFPVVSPPAPPLQEKPGS; encoded by the coding sequence ATGGCCATCTCTTGCTTAAATAATCGTTATCAAATTATTAGAACCCTTGGCCGAGGCGGCTTTGGTGAAACCTTTCTGGCGGTAGATACCCACATGCCCTCTGCTCGGCAATGTGTGATTAAGCAACTCAAACCGGCCCTGGAAACCACAGAAATGCCAACTTGGCTCCAGGAACGCTTTCAGCGGGAGGCCGCAATTCTAGAGAAATTAGGGGAAAGCCATGGCCAAATTCCGAAGCTCTACGCCTACTTTACCGAAGGTGACAATTTTTATCTCGTTCAGGAATGGATTGAAGGGTTGACCCTAACCCAGCAGTACGACCAGCAGGGCTCCTTTTCCAGTGAGGCGGTTCAGCGACTCCTGTTAGATCTATTACCGGTTCTCGACTTTATCCACCAACGTCGCATTATTCATCGAGATATTAAACCCGATAACATCATTCTCCGGGCCCGTGACCAAAAACCCGTCCTGATCGACTTTGGCATTATCAAAGAAGTCATGGAAACCGTTGTTAATCCCCAGGGGAAAAGTGCCTATTCTCTGGCCATTGGGACACCGGGCTATATGGCCTCGGAGCAGGCGGCGGGTCGCCCTGTCTATTCTAGTGACCTCTACAGTCTAGGCCTGACAGCTATTTTTTTACTGACGGGTAAAACCCCCCAATATCTAGACCAAGATGCTCGCACCGGAGAAATTTTGTGGCATCAGGAGGCCCCCCGAGTCTCTCCCCAGCTAGCTCAAGTGCTAGACCGTTGTATTCGTTTTCACCCCCGCGACCGCTTTGCCTCGGCTCAGGAAATGCTTCAGGCCTTGACCCGTCCCCGTCCGGAACCGACAGCCGCCACAGTAGTGGTTCCCCAACCCACTCGGAGCAAACCCCACCCAACGACCTCTCGTCCCAACTTGCCAACGGCATCAGAGGCGACGGAGTCCTCTCCCTGGCTAACCTGGCTGGTCATGCCCCTCCTATTAATGGGCGTCATTCTCGGTGGCCTGAGTGCGGGTTTCTGGTTTGCCAATCGTTATCGTTCCTCAACGCCCGTCGTTTCTCCTCCGCCAATAACACCAAATTTAGAGTCTCCCCGACCTTCTCCCCAGGCTTTTCCAACTCCCTGGCGTACCCCGCGCCCGAGTCCCAGTCCAACACCCTCGCCGTCTCCTGAGCCTTCCCCTTCTCTGCCTCCTCTCAGTAGTCCTGAACCCGTCCTGTCCCCCGTCGCAACCCCGACACCACTTCCTTCTGTGGAAGCAACGCCGACGTCAGAGCCGAAAGCAACGACAACCCCTGCTCCACTAGAAGGCCCTCAGGGTTCAGGAGAGCCCTTAGACCCCGTGCCCCCCCTCGAGCCCTTCCCTGTTGTGAGTCCTCCTGCTCCTCCCCTCCAGGAAAAACCCGGTTCTTAG
- a CDS encoding TIGR02450 family Trp-rich protein: MAKKQKFPHLLGSKWTAQQTTWGWRHFQVVNRRNQGPWIFAEMVACCDPAVRFWLNAQQLKDHNLWQAGWQPLQVDGPLSPSLELH; this comes from the coding sequence ATGGCTAAAAAACAGAAGTTTCCTCACCTCCTGGGGTCTAAATGGACGGCCCAGCAAACCACCTGGGGCTGGCGTCATTTTCAGGTCGTCAATCGCCGTAACCAAGGGCCTTGGATCTTTGCTGAAATGGTGGCCTGTTGTGACCCGGCGGTTCGTTTTTGGCTCAATGCCCAGCAATTAAAAGACCACAATCTTTGGCAGGCGGGTTGGCAACCCCTCCAGGTAGATGGGCCACTATCGCCGTCCCTTGAACTCCACTAG
- a CDS encoding DUF1995 family protein: MTVPPSLEVAIREAMTATERALAAGCQRIQIELVIPEIALQAQSLALQFTSLFEDYGLGLRVLFPDTGAAALARRDWGETWFQVSDLGSRYTPVDRKIAETDQVFLVVSPSAVEVQIVEHLCTLAGDRPVILLIPQLEDVSIVGIGYAARQLRERFLSTLVSSYYFRPLEGAVVLRSFPSPWQVYLEQEEDYQLIAEEPQKPAGEALEILIQQALNPQESNASPTASSIKKPGLFASMGRFLRALNQ, encoded by the coding sequence ATGACTGTTCCCCCCAGTTTAGAGGTTGCTATCCGTGAAGCCATGACGGCTACCGAGCGTGCCCTAGCGGCCGGTTGCCAGCGCATTCAGATCGAACTGGTCATTCCAGAAATTGCTCTCCAGGCCCAGAGTTTAGCCCTACAATTTACGAGCCTCTTTGAAGACTATGGCCTGGGGTTACGAGTCCTGTTTCCCGATACCGGAGCGGCGGCCCTGGCCCGGCGGGATTGGGGAGAAACCTGGTTTCAGGTAAGTGATCTGGGCAGTCGTTATACACCGGTGGATCGCAAAATTGCTGAGACGGATCAAGTTTTTCTGGTGGTTTCTCCCTCTGCCGTTGAAGTACAAATCGTTGAACACCTCTGTACATTGGCCGGTGATCGTCCAGTAATTCTCCTGATTCCCCAATTGGAGGATGTCTCGATTGTGGGTATTGGCTACGCCGCCCGACAACTGCGGGAACGCTTTCTGAGTACCTTGGTCTCTAGCTATTACTTTAGACCGCTGGAAGGCGCAGTGGTTTTGCGATCTTTTCCTTCCCCTTGGCAAGTCTACCTGGAACAAGAGGAGGACTACCAACTCATTGCCGAGGAACCCCAAAAACCGGCGGGAGAGGCCCTGGAAATACTGATTCAACAGGCCCTGAATCCCCAGGAGAGCAACGCCAGTCCAACGGCGAGTAGCATCAAAAAACCGGGTCTTTTTGCCAGTATGGGGCGCTTTCTACGGGCCCTTAATCAGTAA
- a CDS encoding RDD family protein, producing the protein MYGNSPPSPRRFPRVPLERRAYAYLLDFVVVWLLSSFVTGWLQDVIFLALWWGLRVVVVVSNQGQSLGGWAFDLKVINLRLRRLPGVLDLSKREGLLAGFSLLAMIGLKINFMNAISMLLFLVPLTIDAGLALGDEEMNQALHDRVAGTVVIRAKRGFSLDLRLKRWSYLLRAKLAERRRR; encoded by the coding sequence ATGTATGGCAATTCTCCCCCCTCTCCCCGGCGATTTCCTCGGGTTCCCCTCGAACGACGAGCCTACGCCTACTTGTTAGATTTTGTTGTGGTCTGGCTCCTGAGTTCCTTTGTAACGGGCTGGCTCCAGGATGTCATTTTTTTAGCCCTGTGGTGGGGTTTGCGGGTAGTGGTAGTGGTCAGCAATCAAGGCCAGAGCCTAGGTGGCTGGGCCTTTGACTTAAAGGTGATTAATCTGCGCCTACGTCGCCTACCGGGGGTGCTCGACCTAAGCAAGCGGGAGGGCCTGCTGGCAGGATTTTCCTTATTGGCAATGATTGGTCTCAAGATTAATTTTATGAACGCCATCTCCATGTTGTTATTTCTCGTTCCCCTAACCATTGATGCGGGCCTGGCCCTGGGGGATGAAGAAATGAATCAAGCCCTCCATGACCGGGTGGCGGGGACCGTCGTCATCCGTGCCAAACGGGGGTTTTCCCTAGATCTACGCCTCAAGCGATGGAGCTATCTCCTGCGGGCTAAATTAGCAGAGCGCCGTCGTCGCTAA
- a CDS encoding response regulator: MRILLIEDDDVLTRILLNSLKAQHYVVDSVADGQLGWEYSQSASYDLLLMDVGLPRLDGISLCRQLRDKGSTTPILLMTAKHDSTERVRGLDAGADDYLNKPFELAELHARLRALLRRGEVAPLSLITLGDLSLDPSLGQATYQGLVLKLTPKEYSLLELFMRNPLRLFSRAKLVEHLWSLDDPPLEDSVKAHVKGLRQKLKKVGITDAIENVYGMGYRFQWQAPRAPSSSPDPFPSLAPTLEQGLDELWQQSQGLMAERLAALERAVDVSIQSKLTPDIQRQAQQAAHKLAGVLGMFGREAGTELAQQLEQLLAQDSWPATDQSRFQAMVTQLRKLLALAPPPGIVTSSLPLAEAHSAGPIPLLLIDHDRDLFLALQTLTPSEQGRWHRVKTLTLGDDWLKAYPAGIIVFNQMAYGEVERQANLALATEIAQRYPQSSSLLLWSDPPLTARRMIAQAQALLSEPIPAQELWELILQVWRTSCPKAPHIVVVDDDPLVLGSLHTWLEPQGLQVTSVDDPRRLWEILPVTTPDLLILDVEMPHLSGIELCQMLRLEPRWHHLPILFLTAHQGQQSNQAAFTVGADDYLTKPITEEELLLRVKNRLQRSRFSLRTGFFLEGRSRRTHNREGLEGGHGV, encoded by the coding sequence ATGCGCATTTTATTGATCGAGGATGATGACGTTTTAACCCGTATTTTGCTGAACTCTCTCAAGGCCCAACACTACGTGGTTGATAGTGTCGCAGATGGACAACTGGGCTGGGAATATAGCCAAAGCGCCAGCTATGATCTCCTTCTGATGGATGTGGGCCTACCCCGTTTAGACGGTATTAGTCTCTGTCGGCAATTGCGGGACAAGGGCAGTACAACCCCTATTCTACTGATGACAGCCAAGCATGATAGTACAGAGCGAGTGCGGGGGCTGGATGCAGGGGCCGACGACTACCTGAATAAACCCTTTGAATTGGCGGAACTCCACGCCCGCCTGCGGGCCTTACTGCGTCGAGGAGAAGTGGCCCCCTTAAGTCTTATTACCCTCGGTGACCTCAGCCTCGACCCCAGTTTGGGCCAAGCCACTTACCAAGGCCTGGTTCTGAAGCTCACCCCCAAGGAATACAGCCTGCTGGAATTATTCATGCGGAATCCCCTGCGTCTCTTTAGCCGGGCGAAGTTGGTGGAGCATCTTTGGAGTTTAGATGACCCCCCCCTAGAAGACAGCGTCAAGGCCCACGTCAAGGGACTCCGGCAAAAACTCAAGAAAGTGGGCATTACCGATGCCATTGAGAATGTATATGGTATGGGCTACCGTTTCCAATGGCAGGCCCCACGGGCCCCATCGTCATCGCCTGATCCATTTCCGTCCCTAGCTCCAACCCTTGAACAGGGCCTAGACGAGCTATGGCAACAATCCCAGGGCCTAATGGCAGAGCGTCTAGCCGCTCTGGAGCGGGCCGTTGATGTCAGCATCCAGTCCAAACTAACCCCGGATATTCAACGCCAGGCCCAGCAGGCCGCCCACAAATTGGCAGGGGTCTTAGGGATGTTCGGTCGAGAGGCCGGAACTGAACTGGCACAACAACTGGAACAACTCCTGGCCCAGGATTCTTGGCCGGCCACTGACCAGAGCCGCTTTCAGGCCATGGTGACCCAATTAAGAAAACTGCTAGCCTTAGCACCCCCACCAGGAATCGTTACATCCAGCCTTCCCCTGGCAGAAGCCCATTCGGCCGGGCCAATTCCGCTACTGTTGATTGATCATGATAGGGATTTATTTCTAGCCCTCCAGACCCTCACTCCATCGGAGCAAGGTCGTTGGCATCGGGTCAAAACCCTCACTCTCGGCGATGACTGGTTGAAGGCCTACCCAGCAGGAATTATTGTTTTCAATCAGATGGCCTACGGAGAAGTCGAGCGTCAGGCCAATCTAGCCTTGGCAACCGAGATAGCACAGCGCTATCCTCAGTCCTCCAGTCTGTTGCTGTGGTCAGACCCTCCCCTGACTGCCCGGCGCATGATTGCCCAGGCCCAGGCCCTGTTATCCGAGCCGATTCCAGCCCAGGAATTATGGGAGTTGATTTTACAGGTTTGGCGAACATCTTGCCCCAAGGCCCCCCATATCGTGGTGGTGGATGATGATCCCCTGGTATTGGGGTCACTCCACACTTGGTTAGAACCCCAGGGCCTACAAGTCACGAGCGTAGATGATCCTCGACGCCTATGGGAAATTTTGCCCGTTACCACCCCAGACTTACTGATTCTCGATGTGGAAATGCCCCACCTCAGCGGCATCGAACTTTGTCAAATGCTCCGTTTAGAGCCCCGCTGGCATCATCTGCCAATTTTATTTTTGACGGCCCACCAGGGCCAGCAAAGTAATCAAGCGGCCTTTACAGTCGGAGCCGACGACTATCTCACCAAGCCCATCACGGAGGAAGAACTACTCCTGCGCGTTAAGAATCGTTTACAGCGCTCCCGTTTTTCCCTAAGAACCGGGTTTTTCCTGGAGGGGAGGAGCAGGAGGACTCACAACAGGGAAGGGCTCGAGGGGGGGCACGGGGTCTAA